In Fundulus heteroclitus isolate FHET01 chromosome 17, MU-UCD_Fhet_4.1, whole genome shotgun sequence, the following are encoded in one genomic region:
- the LOC118566627 gene encoding uncharacterized protein LOC118566627 isoform X2, translating to MRTMWFLWIFCQASLSDRRRADGGSKSQQEAASRGGGGGGGAPQRQPSSGVSSFLERSLHQAEGRAETKMKQPQEKLPVLRLRTEEEKQETEPAKERGRVRTRRKSPKKGTIMMKTQNPEQQLIQRVLTERTRSQHEEITQKKIRPNKTGDRTTGHQVGRNPQWVELVLVLLEVLLPVKGEFSSPLSLHACSV from the exons GCCAGCCTCTCTGATAGGAGGCGCGCAGATGGAGGAAGTAAATCACAGCAGGAAGCAgcgagcagaggaggaggaggaggaggaggag CCCCCCAGAGACAGCCTTCATCAGGAGTGAGCTCGTTTCTGGAGAGAAGCCTTCATCAGGCTGAGGGCCGCGCTGAGACGAAGATGAAGCAGCCGCAGGAAAAGCTGCCGGTACTGAGGCTCAGAACGGAGGAAgagaaacaagaaacagaacCAGCCAAAGAACGTGGAAGGGTGAGAACAAGGAGGAAATCACCAAAGAAAGGAACTATCATGATGAAGACTCAGAACCCAGAACAGCAGCTGATCCAGAGAGTTCTGACAGAACGGACCAGAAGCCAACATGAGGAGATCACACAGAAGAAAATCAGACCAAATAAGACAGGAGACAGAACCACGGGACACCAGGTGGGAAgaaacccccagtgggtcgagctggttctggttctgctggaggttctcctccctgttaaaggggagttttcctctccactgtcgcttcatgcatgctcagtatga